Proteins from one Malania oleifera isolate guangnan ecotype guangnan chromosome 4, ASM2987363v1, whole genome shotgun sequence genomic window:
- the LOC131153573 gene encoding uncharacterized protein LOC131153573, which translates to MVDKCSYGRGYCASKMSDCKGSTSTIPDVRALHKELDEASCPICMDYPHNAVLLLCSSHDKGCRSYICDTSYRHSNCLDRFRKLRVDNGKSPSGLGSSSPRNPDTFSDGQFPNNIPTFEPHLDSSVATELAEARGIQGGNDHSEGGDLVGTSHSESFREMNILEESSSGNLRSLGPKPNLKCPLCRGSVQGWKIVKEARQYLDLKHRSCSQESCSFFGNYRELRRHARRVHPTIRPANIDPSRERAWQHLEHQREYGDIVSAIRSAMPGAVVVGDYAIDNGDAFSGNSESNEFEESSDSWWTTYFLFQMISSSNSRRHISQPRGLSRVWPRNRRSSGSFSSRRNHWGENHLVGGDEEGWHLSHGDMDEDASPRPRRRRRFARSRRNED; encoded by the exons ATGGTTGACAAATGTAGTTATGGGCGTGGCTATTG TGCGTCCAAGATGTCAGATTGTAAAGGAAGCACATCCACCATCCCAGATGTCCGTGCTCTGCACAAGGAATTGGATGAGGCTTCATGTCCAATCTGCATGGACTATCCACATAATGCTGTTCTCCTCCTTTGCAGCTCTCACGACAAGGGATGCAGGTCATACATCTGTGATACAAGTTACAGGCATTCTAATTGTCTGGATCGATTTAGAAAACTGAGAGTTGATAACGGGAAGAGCCCATCAGGACTTGGTTCTTCCTCTCCTAGAAACCCAGACACTTTTAGTGATGGTCAGTTCCCTAATAATATTCCAACTTTTGAACCCCATCTGGATTCGAGTGTGGCAACTGAATTAGCTGAAGCTCGTGGAATTCAAGGGGGAAATGATCACAGTGAAGGAGGGGATCTTGTGGGCACAAGTCATTCTGAGTCATTCCGAGAAATGAATATTTTGGAAGAGTCTAGTTCAGGAAATTTACGTTCACTGGGGCCCAAGCCCAACTTGAAATGTCCCCTGTGCCGAGGATCAGTTCAGGGCTGGAAGATAGTGAAGGAGGCTAGGCAATATCTTGACCTGAAACACAGGAGCTGTTCTCAGGAatcatgctcattttttgggaATTATAGGGAGCTTAGGAGACATGCTAGGAGGGTTCACCCAACAATACGCCCCGCCAATATTGATCCATCAAGAGAACGTGCTTGGCAACATCTCGAGCACCAAAGGGAATATGGTGACATTGTTAGTGCTATTCGTTCAGCCATGCCAGGTGCTGTTGTTGTTGGTGACTATGCTATAGACAATGGAGATGCATTCTCAGGTAATAGTGAAAGCAATGAATTCGAGGAAAGTAGTGATTCATGGTGGACTACTTACTTTTTGTTCCAGATGATCAGCAGCAGCAACTCAAGGAGACATATTTCCCAACCCAGGGGCTTGTCCAGGGTTTGGCCACGGAATCGCCGTTCATCTGGATCATTTTCAAGTAGAAGGAATCATTGGGGTGAAAATCATCTGGTTGGGGGAGATGAAGAGGGCTGGCATCTGTCACATGGTGACATGGATGAAGATGCTTCCCCAAGACCAAGGAGGCGTCGGCGTTTTGCACGGTCCAGGCGCAATGAAGATTAA